In one Musa acuminata AAA Group cultivar baxijiao chromosome BXJ2-5, Cavendish_Baxijiao_AAA, whole genome shotgun sequence genomic region, the following are encoded:
- the LOC103984090 gene encoding uncharacterized protein LOC103984090 encodes MDRANDSQWLPALGLAFLTYNSAAAVYRSVDDPWAVGFVVVAYVDLLLLFWCLRKFERSTESNRGGLKAAVWFLATLLTGMFAHKVAAIMPWPVAAIVYCMAAATAGGGFWAFFIYREPVDLSADGKPSSNYRVPVDLSADAKPSSN; translated from the coding sequence ATGGATAGAGCAAACGACTCGCAGTGGCTTCCGGCGCTCGGCTTGGCGTTCCTGACATACAACTCGGCCGCGGCGGTGTACCGCTCCGTCGACGACCCATGGGCGGTCGGGTTTGTGGTCGTCGCCTACGTTGACCTGCTCCTCCTGTTCTGGTGCCTTCGCAAGTTCGAAAGGTCTACCGAGAGCAACCGGGGTGGGTTGAAGGCCGCCGTGTGGTTCCTTGCCACGCTGCTCACGGGCATGTTCGCCCACAAGGTCGCCGCCATCATGCCCTGGCCCGTCGCTGCGATCGTGTACTGCATGGCGGCCGCAACCGCCGGTGGTGGGTTTTGGGCCTTCTTTATCTACCGTGAGCCAGTTGATCTGTCCGCCGACGGCAAACCGTCCTCGAATTACCGTGTGCCAGTTGATCTGTCCGCCGACGCCAAACCATCCTCGAATTAG
- the LOC135612194 gene encoding receptor kinase-like protein Xa21 has translation MQGNFFHGHIPSSFGQLKGLRVLDISSNDLWGRIPDFVGSSRSMTYLNLSYNNLDGEVPTDGIFGNVSAFSVSGNINLCGGVPQLGLPSCSSRKKTSSVKLIAIISVAGGICCVIFLISCFAARYWPCKSRTHDSVAARSKDQHRKVTFAELTKATDGFSPANLIGTGSFGSVYRGVVDWEDHKDVAVKVLNLQQRGASRSFVAECEALRNTRHRNLVKALTSCSGVDFGGNDFKALVFEFLPNGSLDEWLHPPERDEQGSSRRLSLMQRLNISIDVASALGYLHHHGRTPIVHCDVKPSNVLLDHDMVARLGDFGLARLLNKVAGKSSTNSVTLRGSVGYAAPEYGMGNKVSTEGDVYSYGTLLLEMFTGKRPTDDGFKEGLNLGRYVEVALSKRVVDIIDPYLSLQGGDGEARHANPMANGLSTRAVECVASVLTVGVLCSKEAPKQRMHMEAVVRELHDIRDAFLGLPLL, from the exons ATGCAAGGGAACTTTTTCCATGGGCACATTCCATCGTCATTTGGGCAGTTAAAAGGGCTTCGAGTGCTGGACATTTCAAGCAACGATTTATGGGGACGTATACCAGATTTTGTCGGGAGCTCTCGGAGCATGACTTACCTTAATCTCTCCTACAACAATCTGGACGGTGAAGTGCCAACGGATGGGATTTTCGGAAACGTGAGTGCTTTCTCAGTGTCGGGAAACATCAATCTTTGTGGGGGTGTTCCCCAACTTGGATTGCCCTCATGCTCCTCAAGGAAGAAGACTTCGTCTGTGAAGTTGATTGCGATCATCTCTGTTGCCGGAGGAATCTGTTGTGTCATCTTTCTGATTTCCTGTTTTGCTGCTCGTTACTGGCCATGCAAGTCGAGGACACACGACTCCGTCGCCGCTCGCAGCAAAGATCAACACCGGAAGGTCACTTTTGCTGAGCTAACCAAAGCAACCGATGGGTTTTCGCCTGCTAACCTTATTGGCACGGGAAGCTTCGGATCTGTGTACAGAGGCGTCGTGGATTGGGAAGACCACAAGGATGTGGCGGTGAAGGTACTCAACCTGCAGCAAAGAGGAGCTTCAAGAAGCTTCGTAGCTGAATGTGAAGCTTTGAGAAACACCAGGCATCGGAATCTCGTCAAGGCACTAACATCATGCTCGGGTGTTGATTTCGGAGGGAACGACTTCAAAGCTCTAGTGTTTGAGTTCTTACCGAATGGAAGCCTGGACGAGTGGCTTCATCCTCCCGAAAGAGACGAACAGGGTTCATCGAGAAGGCTAAGCCTTATGCAACGACTGAACATATCGATCGATGTGGCTTCCGCGTTGGGCTACCTTCATCACCATGGCCGCACCCCGATTGTTCACTGTGATGTTAAACCGAGCAATGTTCTTCTGGATCATGACATGGTTGCCCGTTTGGGTGACTTTGGATTAGCGAGGCTCCTGAACAAAGTTGCCGGCAAGTCATCGACCAACTCGGTGACGTTGAGAGGGTCGGTCGGTTATGCTGCTCCAG AGTATGGGATGGGCAATAAGGTCTCTACGGAAGGGGACGTGTACAGTTACGGAACACTCCTGCTAGAGATGTTCACCGGGAAGCGACCTACGGACGATGGCTTCAAGGAAGGTCTGAACCTTGGTCGATACGTTGAGGTGGCACTTTCCAAACGCGTAGTTGACATCATCGATCCCTACTTGTCATTGCAAGGGGGAGATGGGGAAGCACGTCACGCAAATCCAATGGCAAATGGATTAAGCACGAGAGCGGTAGAATGCGTTGCTTCGGTGCTTACAGTCGGCGTTTTATGTTCCAAGGAAGCACCTAAACAGCGAATGCATATGGAAGCGGTCGTAAGGGAATTGCACGACATCAGGGATGCGTTTCTGGGACTGCCTCTACTGTGA
- the LOC103984089 gene encoding protein TWIN LOV 1 isoform X3 — translation MVALTIPSIGRRAENTSPPSAVAEVMAGCSRRLIDQSLTARYSDWIAEALDEIQGCFLITDPGVAGHPIVFASHGFLAMSGYSREEVLGRNGRMFQGPATNRRSVLEIREAIREERTLQISLLNYRKDGTPHWILFHLFPVFGVDDGRVAHFVAVQVPIPRRSRSLSEARCGGARGRLFGACRNEVRSDCDLGCNLAADLFVDVDNRGLEAEESREASEQEKERASDAANSILSALTQYSKLTGRVVSSQRSRLAGISPLSSSLILSLGRIKQSFVLTDPQLPDMPIVYASDEFLSLTGYSRHEILGHNYEFLNGPDTEVEVLHQIRQSIQVECACTVRLLNYRKDGSLFWNLLHVSPVRNASGKFRICR, via the exons ATGGTGGCGCTGACGATTCCGTCGATCGGGCGTCGGGCCGAGAACACATCGCCACCATCGGCGGTGGCGGAGGTCATGGCGGGATGCTCACGCCGCCTCATCGACCAGTCGCTCACCGCCCGTTACTCCGATTGGATCGCGGAGGCCCTCGACGAGATCCAGGGCTGCTTCCTGATCACGGACCCGGGTGTCGCAGGCCACCCCATCGTCTTCGCCAGCCACGGGTTCCTCGCCATGTCCGGATACTCCCGTGAGGAGGTCCTCGGCCGGAACGGCCGGATGTTCCAGGGCCCTGCCACTAACCGGCGGTCGGTGTTGGAGATCCGCGAGGCGATACGGGAGGAGCGGACGCTCCAGATCAGCTTGCTTAATTACCGGAAGGACGGAACGCCGCATTGGATACTATTCCATCTTTTCCCGGTGTTTGGGGTGGACGACGGGAGGGTGGCGCACTTTGTGGCGGTCCAGGTGCCGATCCCGAGGCGATCTAGGTCGTTGTCGGAGGCTAGATGTGGAGGAGCTAGAGGGAGGTTGTTTGGGGCGTGCCGGAACGAGGTGCGCTCCGACTGCGATTTAGGGTGTAATCTTGCTGCGGATTTGTTTGTGGATGTCGACAATAGAG GATTGGAGGCTGAAGAATCACGTGAAGCGAGCGAGCAAGAGAAAGAGAGGGCCTCAGATGCTGCCAACAGCATCCTGTCAGCTCTGACTCAGTATAGCAAGCTTACAGGCAGAGTGGTCAGCAGCCAGAGAAGCAGATTGGCTGGCATCTCCCCACTCAGTTCATCCCTTATTTTATCTCTTGGTAGAATCAAACAGAGCTTTGTACT GACTGATCCCCAGTTACCTGACATGCCCATTGTTTACGCCAGCGATGAATTCCTAAGTTTGACAG GTTACTCAAGACATGAGATATTGGGACACAACTATGAGTTCTTGAATGGACCTGATACAGAAGTTGAGGTGTTACATCAG ATAAGGCAAAGCATTCAGGTCGAGTGTGCTTGTACAGTACGTCTCCTGAACTACAG GAAAGACGGAAGCTTGTTTTGGAATCTACTTCACGTGTCACCTGTGCGGAATGCATCTGGCAAG TTCCGCATTTGCAGGTAG
- the LOC103984089 gene encoding protein TWIN LOV 1 isoform X1 — MVALTIPSIGRRAENTSPPSAVAEVMAGCSRRLIDQSLTARYSDWIAEALDEIQGCFLITDPGVAGHPIVFASHGFLAMSGYSREEVLGRNGRMFQGPATNRRSVLEIREAIREERTLQISLLNYRKDGTPHWILFHLFPVFGVDDGRVAHFVAVQVPIPRRSRSLSEARCGGARGRLFGACRNEVRSDCDLGCNLAADLFVDVDNRGLEAEESREASEQEKERASDAANSILSALTQYSKLTGRVVSSQRSRLAGISPLSSSLILSLGRIKQSFVLTDPQLPDMPIVYASDEFLSLTGYSRHEILGHNYEFLNGPDTEVEVLHQIRQSIQVECACTVRLLNYRKDGSLFWNLLHVSPVRNASGKVAFYVNVQIDENTKSDGLGLSPHMRQLGVVGAVKVAVRSLSLCAGPSRPSS; from the exons ATGGTGGCGCTGACGATTCCGTCGATCGGGCGTCGGGCCGAGAACACATCGCCACCATCGGCGGTGGCGGAGGTCATGGCGGGATGCTCACGCCGCCTCATCGACCAGTCGCTCACCGCCCGTTACTCCGATTGGATCGCGGAGGCCCTCGACGAGATCCAGGGCTGCTTCCTGATCACGGACCCGGGTGTCGCAGGCCACCCCATCGTCTTCGCCAGCCACGGGTTCCTCGCCATGTCCGGATACTCCCGTGAGGAGGTCCTCGGCCGGAACGGCCGGATGTTCCAGGGCCCTGCCACTAACCGGCGGTCGGTGTTGGAGATCCGCGAGGCGATACGGGAGGAGCGGACGCTCCAGATCAGCTTGCTTAATTACCGGAAGGACGGAACGCCGCATTGGATACTATTCCATCTTTTCCCGGTGTTTGGGGTGGACGACGGGAGGGTGGCGCACTTTGTGGCGGTCCAGGTGCCGATCCCGAGGCGATCTAGGTCGTTGTCGGAGGCTAGATGTGGAGGAGCTAGAGGGAGGTTGTTTGGGGCGTGCCGGAACGAGGTGCGCTCCGACTGCGATTTAGGGTGTAATCTTGCTGCGGATTTGTTTGTGGATGTCGACAATAGAG GATTGGAGGCTGAAGAATCACGTGAAGCGAGCGAGCAAGAGAAAGAGAGGGCCTCAGATGCTGCCAACAGCATCCTGTCAGCTCTGACTCAGTATAGCAAGCTTACAGGCAGAGTGGTCAGCAGCCAGAGAAGCAGATTGGCTGGCATCTCCCCACTCAGTTCATCCCTTATTTTATCTCTTGGTAGAATCAAACAGAGCTTTGTACT GACTGATCCCCAGTTACCTGACATGCCCATTGTTTACGCCAGCGATGAATTCCTAAGTTTGACAG GTTACTCAAGACATGAGATATTGGGACACAACTATGAGTTCTTGAATGGACCTGATACAGAAGTTGAGGTGTTACATCAG ATAAGGCAAAGCATTCAGGTCGAGTGTGCTTGTACAGTACGTCTCCTGAACTACAG GAAAGACGGAAGCTTGTTTTGGAATCTACTTCACGTGTCACCTGTGCGGAATGCATCTGGCAAG GTAGCATTTTATGTTAATGTTCAGATCGATGAGAACACAAAGAGTGATGGCCTTGGTTTGAGCCCACATATGAGACAGCTTGGTGTTGTGGGTGCAGTGAAGGTTGCAGTGAGGAGTTTGTCATTGTGCGCAGGCCCTTCAAGGCCATCTTCGTAG
- the LOC103984088 gene encoding iron-sulfur assembly protein IscA, chloroplastic isoform X1 encodes MALSAGIPGQLLCHLRCTESRNTAALRSSVRLPRDLNRRNLTRIRLSATSAAPSSGSFAPAISLTEKAINHLSKMRSERNEDLCLRIGVKQGGCSGMSYTMEFENRANTRPDDSVIEYNGFVIVCDPKSLLFVYGMQLDFSDALIGGGFSFKNPNATQTCGCGKSFAAEM; translated from the exons ATGGCGCTCTCCGCCGGAATCCCTGGCCAGCTCCTATGCCACCTGCGCTGCACAGAGTCCCGCAACACCGCCGCCCTTCGTTCCTCCGTCAGGTTACCCCGCGATCTCAATCGCAGGAATCTAACTCGCATTCGTTTGTCGGCTACTTCAG CAGCTCCATCATCTGGTAGCTTTGCCCCTGCAATTTCATTAACTGAAAAAGCAATAAACCATCTGAGTAAAATGAGATCTGAACGTAATGAAGATCTGTGCTTGAGAATTGGAGTGAAGCAAGGTGGATGCTCTGGCATGTCATACACTATGGAGTTTGAAAACCGTGCCAACACACGACCTGATGACTCAGTGATAGAATACAATGGTTTTGTGATTG TTTGTGATCCCAAGAGCCTACTCTTTGTGTACGGCATGCAGCTCGACTTCAGTGATGCACTCATAGGTGGAGGCTTCTCATTTAAGAACCCGAATGCAACACAAACTTGTGGCTGTGGCAAATCCTTTGCCGCTGAAATGTAA
- the LOC103984089 gene encoding protein TWIN LOV 1 isoform X2, with product MVALTIPSIGRRAENTSPPSAVAEVMAGCSRRLIDQSLTARYSDWIAEALDEIQGCFLITDPGVAGHPIVFASHGFLAMSGYSREEVLGRNGRMFQGPATNRRSVLEIREAIREERTLQISLLNYRKDGTPHWILFHLFPVFGVDDGRVAHFVAVQVPIPRRSRSLSEARCGGARGRLFGACRNEVRSDCDLGCNLAADLFVDVDNRGLEAEESREASEQEKERASDAANSILSALTQYSKLTGRVVSSQRSRLAGISPLSSSLILSLGRIKQSFVLTDPQLPDMPIVYASDEFLSLTGYSRHEILGHNYEFLNGPDTEVEVLHQIRQSIQVECACTVRLLNYRKDGSLFWNLLHVSPVRNASGKGLGGQPYPYLLDKHRLLIEGCQHIVLVQSNTVVLGQMF from the exons ATGGTGGCGCTGACGATTCCGTCGATCGGGCGTCGGGCCGAGAACACATCGCCACCATCGGCGGTGGCGGAGGTCATGGCGGGATGCTCACGCCGCCTCATCGACCAGTCGCTCACCGCCCGTTACTCCGATTGGATCGCGGAGGCCCTCGACGAGATCCAGGGCTGCTTCCTGATCACGGACCCGGGTGTCGCAGGCCACCCCATCGTCTTCGCCAGCCACGGGTTCCTCGCCATGTCCGGATACTCCCGTGAGGAGGTCCTCGGCCGGAACGGCCGGATGTTCCAGGGCCCTGCCACTAACCGGCGGTCGGTGTTGGAGATCCGCGAGGCGATACGGGAGGAGCGGACGCTCCAGATCAGCTTGCTTAATTACCGGAAGGACGGAACGCCGCATTGGATACTATTCCATCTTTTCCCGGTGTTTGGGGTGGACGACGGGAGGGTGGCGCACTTTGTGGCGGTCCAGGTGCCGATCCCGAGGCGATCTAGGTCGTTGTCGGAGGCTAGATGTGGAGGAGCTAGAGGGAGGTTGTTTGGGGCGTGCCGGAACGAGGTGCGCTCCGACTGCGATTTAGGGTGTAATCTTGCTGCGGATTTGTTTGTGGATGTCGACAATAGAG GATTGGAGGCTGAAGAATCACGTGAAGCGAGCGAGCAAGAGAAAGAGAGGGCCTCAGATGCTGCCAACAGCATCCTGTCAGCTCTGACTCAGTATAGCAAGCTTACAGGCAGAGTGGTCAGCAGCCAGAGAAGCAGATTGGCTGGCATCTCCCCACTCAGTTCATCCCTTATTTTATCTCTTGGTAGAATCAAACAGAGCTTTGTACT GACTGATCCCCAGTTACCTGACATGCCCATTGTTTACGCCAGCGATGAATTCCTAAGTTTGACAG GTTACTCAAGACATGAGATATTGGGACACAACTATGAGTTCTTGAATGGACCTGATACAGAAGTTGAGGTGTTACATCAG ATAAGGCAAAGCATTCAGGTCGAGTGTGCTTGTACAGTACGTCTCCTGAACTACAG GAAAGACGGAAGCTTGTTTTGGAATCTACTTCACGTGTCACCTGTGCGGAATGCATCTGGCAAG GGTTTAGGAGGTCAACCGTACCCGTATCTCCTCGACAAACACAGATTGTTGATAGAGGGTTGTCAACACATTGTTTTGGTGCAGAGTAACACAGTCGTGTTGGGCCAAATGTTCTAA
- the LOC103984088 gene encoding iron-sulfur assembly protein IscA, chloroplastic isoform X2 translates to MALSAGIPGQLLCHLRCTESRNTAALRSSVRLPRDLNRRNLTRIRLSATSAPSSGSFAPAISLTEKAINHLSKMRSERNEDLCLRIGVKQGGCSGMSYTMEFENRANTRPDDSVIEYNGFVIVCDPKSLLFVYGMQLDFSDALIGGGFSFKNPNATQTCGCGKSFAAEM, encoded by the exons ATGGCGCTCTCCGCCGGAATCCCTGGCCAGCTCCTATGCCACCTGCGCTGCACAGAGTCCCGCAACACCGCCGCCCTTCGTTCCTCCGTCAGGTTACCCCGCGATCTCAATCGCAGGAATCTAACTCGCATTCGTTTGTCGGCTACTTCAG CTCCATCATCTGGTAGCTTTGCCCCTGCAATTTCATTAACTGAAAAAGCAATAAACCATCTGAGTAAAATGAGATCTGAACGTAATGAAGATCTGTGCTTGAGAATTGGAGTGAAGCAAGGTGGATGCTCTGGCATGTCATACACTATGGAGTTTGAAAACCGTGCCAACACACGACCTGATGACTCAGTGATAGAATACAATGGTTTTGTGATTG TTTGTGATCCCAAGAGCCTACTCTTTGTGTACGGCATGCAGCTCGACTTCAGTGATGCACTCATAGGTGGAGGCTTCTCATTTAAGAACCCGAATGCAACACAAACTTGTGGCTGTGGCAAATCCTTTGCCGCTGAAATGTAA
- the LOC103984087 gene encoding probable LRR receptor-like serine/threonine-protein kinase At3g47570, which yields MISKLYPSAGVGRILCMEQTRHECFRSAWVLWPSSFMLLLLMLSSSAGSSASQFGTPTAESTTDRLSLRSFKTLLSDPSGALTSWDNASLHFCRWRGVTCRTHGGEPRVTSLDLESLRLEGKLSPSLANLTFLRRLRLGSNSLEGSIPQGLGFLSHLRTLNLSNNQLGGMIPNSLFQNCSRLQIFSLSHNNMNGTIPRNLSNCSELQVIGLDQNMLRGDIPTDLGSLPKLRELVMWNNLLEGGIPPEIGNLASLTGLYLGGNQLTGAIPAAVGNLSSLAHLDLSNSTLVGAIPAAIWNLTSLRQLVLWSNKLTGAIPSDIGNLVSLTTLFLHYNQLTGTIPSEIGNLVNLTVCVLGGNRLVGTIPKSLGSLHSLDALILGSNGLQARNAAEWSFLDSLANCTHLRILDISKNDLSGMLPKSIANLSRSLEELDIGGNQIAGSIAEEIGNLISLTKITMWYNLLGGAIPATLGRPSGLGRVNLGGNHLVGEIPATLGNLTRLNILVLATNDLHGSIPPSLGKCPLNILNLDSNRLNGTVPVQIFDIPNLTKLNISRNLLTGVLPSEIGSLRNTQSIDASDNRLSGRLPSGIAGCQVLEILCIGGNYFQGPIPSSFSQLKGLRVLDISSNDLSGHIPDFLGSFNMTYLNLSYNNLDGEVPKDGIFANASAFSVVGNSKLCGGIPELRLPSCPSEEKSSSAKLIAIVSVVGGILCVTFLISVSVACYRLRKPSRLSSVTSRIEEQHRRVSFAELLRATNEFSPANLIGKGSFGSVYRGIMDWEDHKEVAVKVLNLQQTGAVRSFMAECEALRNVRHRNLVKILTSCSGVDFGGNDFKALVFEFLPSGSLDEWLHPPERDERGSSRMLSLGQRLNISIDVASALDYLHHHVPTPPIVHCDLKPSNVLLDDDMVAHVGDFGLARFVGKSSQRSTNSITLKGSIGYAAPEYGMGHKVSVQGDVYSYGMLLLEMFTAKRPTDDGFKEGLNLHRYVERALPKHVVEIIDPNLLLGGGEEEACRSNPSANESSMRAVVECIASVLRVGVSCSKGSPKERMQMEDVIRELHDIKDAFLGSTLLRA from the exons ATGATTTCTAAATTGTATCCGAGTGCGGGAGTTGGAAGAATCCTTTGCATGGAGCAAACACGACATGAGTGCTTCAGATCTGCATGGGTTCTTTGGCCATCCTCCTTCATGCTTTTGCTTCTCATGCTCTCTTCTTCTGCTGGCTCATCAGCTTCCCAGTTTGGAACTCCCACCGCTGAATCGACCACTGATCGTCTCTCGCTCCGCTCCTTCAAGACCCTCCTCTCCGACCCATCCGGAGCGTTGACCTCCTGGGACAACGCCTCCCTCCATTTCTGCCGGTGGCGAGGGGTCACGTGCCGCACCCACGGAGGTGAACCGAGGGTCACGAGCCTCGATTTGGAGTCCCTCCGGTTGGAGGGTAAACTATCTCCGTCCCTGGCTAACCTCACCTTCCTCAGGAGACTCCGCCTCGGTAGCAACAGCCTTGAGGGTTCCATCCCGCAGGGGCTCGGCTTTCTATCCCACCTTCGGACTCTCAATCTTAGCAACAATCAACTGGGTGGGATGATTCCCAATTCTCTGTTCCAGAACTGTTCGAGACTTCAAATCTTCAGCCTGAGTCATAACAACATGAATGGCACAATCCCACGCAATCTCAGCAACTGTTCGGAACTCCAAGTCATCGGTTTGGATCAGAACATGCTGCGAGGAGACATCCCCACCGATCTAGGCTCCCTTCCAAAGCTCCGGGAACTCGTCATGTGGAACAATCTCCTCGAAGGAGGCATTCCTCCTGAGATCGGGAATCTTGCAAGCTTAACAGGACTTTATCTAGGCGGCAACCAACTCACCGGCGCTATTCCTGCTGCGGTAGGGAACCTCTCCTCTCTTGCCCATCTTGATCTGTCAAACAGTACTCTTGTAGGAGCCATCCCTGCCGCAATATGGAACCTCACCTCTCTTCGTCAGCTTGTGCTGTGGAGTAATAAGCTCACAGGAGCCATCCCATCCGACATAGGCAATCTTGTTAGCTTGACCACACTCTTTCTTCATTACAACCAACTCACTGGCACTATCCCATCCGAGATTGGGAACCTAGTGAATCTGACCGTATGTGTTTTGGGTGGCAACCGCCTGGTTGGCACCATTCCCAAGAGTTTGGGCTCCTTGCATAGTTTAGATGCATTGATTCTGGGTAGCAATGGGCTACAAGCAAGGAATGCTGCCGAGTGGAGTTTCTTGGACTCCTTGGCCAACTGCACCCACCTTAGAATCCTAGATATATCGAAAAATGATCTAAGTGGCATGCTGCCAAAATCCATAGCCAATTTGTCTAGATCTCTGGAAGAGCTAGACATCGGAGGCAACCAGATAGCAGGAAGCATCGCTGAAGAGATTGGGAATCTTATTAGCTTGACCAAAATCACGATGTGGTACAACCTTCTCGGCGGTGCTATTCCTGCAACGCTGGGAAGGCCTTCGGGTTTAGGAAGAGTAAACTTGGGAGGAAACCATTTGGTGGGAGAAATCCCTGCAACCCTCGGGAACCTTACTAGATTAAACATTCTTGTTCTTGCCACCAATGACCTGCATGGATCCATACCTCCGAGCCTTGGAAAGTGCCCATTAAATATCTTGAATCTTGATTCCAACAGGTTAAATGGTACGGTGCCCGTACAGATCTTTGACATCCCCAATCTCACCAAACTCAATATTTCGCGCAATTTATTAACAGGAGTCCTGCCTTCGGAGATTGGGAGTTTGAGAAACACCCAAAGTATCGATGCGTCCGATAATAGATTATCCGGTAGATTGCCCAGCGGAATTGCTGGATGCCAGGTCCTGGAAATCCTTTGCATTGGAGGGAACTATTTCCAGGGACCCATTCCTTCGTCGTTTAGCCAGTTGAAGGGGCTTCGAGTGCTGGACATTTCAAGCAATGATTTATCGGGGCATATACCAGATTTCCTTGGGAGCTTTAACATGACGTATCTCAATCTCTCCTACAACAATTTGGACGGTGAAGTGCCAAAAGATGGGATTTTTGCAAATGCAAGTGCATTCTCGGTGGTGGGGAACAGTAAACTTTGCGGGGGTATTCCAGAACTTAGATTGCCATCATGCCCTTCCGAGGAAAAATCTTCTTCTGCTAAGCTAATTGCCATCGTCTCTGTTGTCGGAGGAATCTTGTGCGTCACCTTTCTGATCTCCGTGTCGGTTGCTTGTTATCGATTACGCAAGCCAAGCAGGCTTTCTTCTGTTACCTCACGCATCGAAGAGCAGCACAGGAGGGTCTCTTTTGCTGAGCTGCTCAGAGCGACAAATGAATTTTCGCCTGCTAATCTGATTGGCAAGGGAAGCTTCGGATCTGTCTACAGAGGAATCATGGATTGGGAAGACCACAAGGAAGTGGCGGTGAAGGTACTCAACCTGCAGCAAACAGGGGCTGTGAGAAGCTTCATGGCCGAATGCGAAGCTCTGAGAAACGTCAGGCATCGGAATCTCGTCAAGATACTGACATCGTGCTCAGGTGTTGATTTCGGAGGGAATGACTTCAAAGCTCTAGTGTTTGAGTTCTTACCCAGTGGAAGTCTGGACGAGTGGCTTCATCCTCCAGAAAGAGACGAACggggttcgtcgagaatgctaaGCCTCGGGCAGAGATTGAACATATCCATTGATGTGGCTTCTGCGTTGGATTATCTTCATCACCATGTTCCGACCCCCCCGATTGTGCATTGTGATCTCAAACCGAGCAACGTGCTTTTGGACGATGACATGGTGGCACATGTGGGTGACTTCGGATTGGCGAGGTTCGTGGGCAAGTCATCCCAGAGATCGACGAACTCGATCACGTTGAAAGGGTCCATCGGCTACGCTGCTCCAG AGTATGGGATGGGACACAAGGTTTCAGTGCAAGGTGATGTGTACAGTTACGGAATGCTCCTGCTGGAGATGTTTACTGCAAAGCGACCTACTGATGATGGGTTCAAGGAAGGTCTGAATCTTCATCGCTACGTTGAGAGGGCACTTCCAAAACATGTTGTCGAGATCATAGACCCAAACTTGTTACTGggagggggagaagaagaagcatgCCGTTCAAATCCATCGGCAAATGAATCAAGCATGAGAGCAGTAGTAGAGTGCATTGCTTCGGTGCTCAGAGTTGGCGTGTCGTGTTCCAAAGGATCACCAAAAGAGCGAATGCAAATGGAGGATGTCATAAGGGAACTTCATGACATCAAGGATGCATTTCTTGGATCGACTCTATTGCGGGCGTAG